A stretch of Alphaproteobacteria bacterium DNA encodes these proteins:
- the ccmB gene encoding heme exporter protein CcmB: MNALFAILSRDLRLALRQGADTLVVVLFFVISVALFPFGVGPEPETLARIAPGVIWVMALLASLLSLERLFQNDFEDGGLDLLVLSPVSLSSIVLAKCAAHWLTTGLPLIVAAPLLAVLLDLPAMGFAQLLLAMLLGTPTLTLVGAIGAALVLGARRGGVLISLLVLPLYVPVLIFGVAAVDGAIAGLAVRPHLTILAGFLLAALVLAPWASAAALKQAVE, encoded by the coding sequence GTGAACGCCCTTTTCGCCATCTTGAGCCGAGATTTGCGCCTCGCCCTGCGCCAAGGTGCGGACACGTTGGTCGTCGTACTCTTTTTCGTAATTTCCGTGGCTCTTTTTCCGTTCGGCGTTGGTCCGGAGCCGGAAACGCTCGCGCGGATTGCGCCGGGCGTCATTTGGGTCATGGCGCTGCTTGCCTCGTTGCTTTCATTAGAACGCCTGTTCCAGAACGATTTCGAGGATGGCGGGCTCGATCTTTTGGTGCTCTCGCCCGTCTCGCTCAGCTCCATTGTCCTTGCCAAATGCGCGGCGCACTGGTTGACAACGGGCCTGCCCCTGATCGTCGCTGCACCCTTGCTTGCTGTCCTGCTCGACCTGCCGGCGATGGGCTTCGCCCAGCTTTTGCTTGCCATGCTGCTTGGAACGCCGACATTGACCTTGGTTGGGGCGATTGGGGCCGCCCTCGTTCTTGGCGCTCGCCGCGGCGGGGTGTTGATCTCGCTTCTCGTCTTGCCGCTTTACGTGCCCGTGCTGATCTTCGGCGTGGCGGCGGTTGACGGCGCCATTGCCGGGCTCGCCGTTCGGCCCCACCTCACGATCCTGGCGGGGTTTCTCCTGGCAGCGCTTGTGCTCGCACCTTGGGCGAGTGCCGCAGCCCTCAAGCAGGCGGTGGAATAG